Proteins encoded in a region of the Anoxybacillus amylolyticus genome:
- a CDS encoding FliA/WhiG family RNA polymerase sigma factor, which translates to MANVSAREEQKHWQHWVMNRDRQAADELVQKYMPLVHYQVQRIAISLPKNVNKHELISFGLLGLYDALEKFDPSRDLKFDTYASFRIRGAILDGLRKEDWLPRSLREKTKKIEATMAKMEQQYMREVTAKEVADALGMTEEEVYTVMNEGFFANILSLDEWPKEEDDGPLTLRDEKAVSPEEMVLHEELRQQLAQVIQQLNEKEQLVISLFYKEELTLTEIGQVMGLSTSRISQIHSKALFKLRKILEKVW; encoded by the coding sequence ATGGCAAACGTTTCAGCGCGCGAAGAGCAAAAACATTGGCAACATTGGGTGATGAATCGTGACCGACAAGCGGCAGATGAACTTGTTCAAAAATATATGCCGCTTGTGCATTACCAAGTGCAACGAATCGCTATTTCTTTGCCGAAAAATGTGAACAAACACGAATTAATTAGTTTCGGACTGCTAGGGCTATATGACGCGCTTGAAAAATTCGATCCTTCTCGCGATTTGAAATTTGACACGTATGCCTCGTTTCGTATTCGCGGCGCCATTTTAGACGGATTGCGAAAAGAAGATTGGCTTCCGCGCAGCTTGCGAGAAAAAACGAAAAAAATTGAAGCGACAATGGCTAAAATGGAGCAACAATATATGCGTGAAGTGACGGCGAAAGAAGTGGCCGATGCGTTAGGTATGACGGAAGAAGAAGTATATACAGTCATGAATGAAGGGTTTTTTGCGAATATTTTGTCGTTAGATGAATGGCCGAAAGAAGAGGATGATGGTCCGTTAACGTTGCGTGACGAAAAAGCGGTTTCTCCAGAAGAAATGGTGTTGCACGAAGAATTGCGCCAACAGCTTGCTCAAGTCATTCAGCAACTAAACGAAAAAGAACAGCTAGTGATTAGCTTGTTTTATAAAGAAGAATTGACATTGACGGAAATCGGGCAAGTGATGGGATTATCCACATCAAGAATTTCACAAATTCATTCTAAAGCGCTTTTTAAATTGCGTAAAATATTAGAAAAAGTGTGGTAA
- a CDS encoding DUF6115 domain-containing protein: MIALLLTISFVLHALSLFIIILLYLQLTKIKEVEKRQSQIIEEMEQTVSAYFIEWKEENERFLQALSKTLHHRSSAKNETKAEKSEAAPSTALFERKESEWSPLAHVDQMKDTVEIRTIRPKPAPLSLAEQVVQLYKEGKTIEEIAKMLKKGKTEIELLLKFRQM, from the coding sequence ATGATAGCATTGTTACTGACCATCAGCTTTGTGTTACACGCGCTTTCGCTTTTTATTATCATTTTACTGTACTTGCAGCTTACAAAAATTAAAGAAGTGGAAAAACGGCAGTCGCAAATTATCGAGGAAATGGAGCAAACGGTATCAGCTTATTTTATTGAATGGAAAGAAGAAAACGAACGGTTTTTGCAGGCATTATCGAAAACATTACATCACCGCTCTAGTGCAAAGAATGAAACGAAAGCAGAAAAATCAGAAGCAGCACCTAGCACCGCGCTTTTTGAGCGAAAAGAGAGCGAGTGGTCGCCGCTAGCACACGTTGACCAAATGAAAGATACGGTCGAAATTCGCACTATCCGACCGAAGCCGGCGCCGCTTTCCTTAGCGGAACAGGTGGTACAGCTTTATAAAGAAGGGAAAACGATAGAAGAAATCGCAAAAATGCTAAAAAAAGGAAAAACAGAAATTGAATTGCTCTTGAAATTTCGTCAAATGTGA
- the rpsB gene encoding 30S ribosomal protein S2: MSVISMKQLLEAGVHFGHQTRRWNPKMKKYIFTERNGIYIIDLQKTVKKVEEAYNFVRDLAANGGKILFVGTKKQAQDSVKEEAERSGMFYVNQRWLGGTLTNFETIQKRIKRLKEIEKMAEDGTFDVLPKKEVIGLKKELERLEKFLGGIKEMKQLPDALFVIDPRKERIAVAEARKLNIPIVGIVDTNCDPDEIDYVIPANDDAIRAVKLLTAKIADAILEAKQGEEAVVAAE; this comes from the coding sequence ATGTCAGTTATTTCAATGAAGCAATTGCTTGAAGCCGGTGTTCATTTTGGACACCAAACTCGCCGTTGGAACCCAAAAATGAAAAAATACATTTTCACCGAGCGTAACGGCATCTACATCATTGACTTGCAAAAAACGGTGAAAAAAGTAGAAGAAGCATACAATTTCGTTCGCGATTTAGCAGCAAACGGCGGGAAAATTCTTTTCGTTGGTACGAAAAAACAAGCACAAGACTCTGTAAAAGAAGAAGCAGAACGTTCTGGAATGTTCTATGTAAACCAACGCTGGTTAGGCGGAACGTTAACCAACTTCGAAACAATCCAAAAACGTATTAAGCGCTTAAAAGAAATCGAAAAGATGGCAGAAGACGGAACGTTCGATGTATTGCCGAAAAAAGAAGTTATCGGCTTGAAAAAAGAATTAGAGCGTCTAGAGAAGTTTCTAGGCGGTATTAAAGAAATGAAACAATTGCCGGATGCATTGTTCGTCATCGATCCGCGCAAAGAGCGCATTGCAGTTGCAGAAGCGCGCAAATTGAACATCCCGATCGTTGGTATCGTTGATACAAACTGCGATCCTGATGAAATCGACTACGTGATCCCTGCAAACGATGATGCTATCCGTGCAGTAAAACTATTGACAGCAAAAATTGCGGACGCGATTTTAGAAGCGAAACAAGGCGAAGAAGCCGTTGTTGCAGCAGAATAA
- the tsf gene encoding translation elongation factor Ts, which yields MHKRRIFMAITAQMVKELREKTGAGMMDCKKALTETNGDMEKAIDWLREKGIAKAAKKADRIAAEGTTFIEVEGNNAVIVEVNSETDFVAKNDDFKALVKELATHLLKNKPATLEEALQQKMENGATVEEHINAAIAKIGEKLTLRRFEIIEKSDNAAFGAYLHMGGRIGVLTLLEGTTDETIAKDVAMHIAALSPKYVSRDQVSQAELDREREVLKQQALNEGKPANIVEKMVEGRLNKFYEDICLLEQTFVKNPDVKVRQFVEANGATVKSFVRYEVGEGIEKRQDNFAEEVMSQVRKQ from the coding sequence ATACATAAAAGGAGGATATTTATGGCAATTACAGCTCAAATGGTAAAAGAGTTACGCGAAAAAACGGGAGCAGGCATGATGGATTGCAAAAAAGCGCTCACAGAAACAAACGGTGATATGGAAAAAGCAATCGACTGGCTCCGAGAAAAAGGTATTGCGAAAGCTGCGAAAAAAGCAGACCGCATTGCTGCAGAAGGAACAACATTCATTGAAGTAGAAGGAAACAACGCAGTAATCGTAGAAGTGAACTCCGAAACAGACTTCGTTGCGAAAAACGATGATTTTAAAGCGCTTGTGAAAGAACTTGCGACACACTTATTAAAAAACAAACCAGCAACATTAGAAGAAGCGTTACAACAAAAAATGGAGAACGGTGCAACAGTAGAAGAGCACATTAATGCAGCGATTGCGAAAATCGGGGAAAAATTAACGCTTCGCCGTTTTGAAATTATCGAGAAAAGCGACAATGCTGCGTTCGGTGCATATTTGCACATGGGTGGTCGCATCGGTGTATTGACGTTGTTAGAAGGTACAACAGACGAAACAATCGCGAAAGACGTCGCGATGCACATTGCAGCACTTAGCCCGAAATACGTATCCCGTGATCAAGTTTCGCAAGCGGAGCTTGACCGTGAGCGCGAAGTGTTAAAGCAACAAGCACTAAACGAAGGCAAACCAGCAAACATCGTCGAAAAAATGGTCGAAGGCCGCTTAAACAAATTTTATGAAGACATTTGCTTACTAGAGCAAACATTTGTAAAAAATCCAGATGTGAAAGTTCGCCAATTTGTTGAAGCAAACGGAGCGACAGTGAAAAGCTTTGTTCGTTACGAAGTAGGCGAAGGAATCGAAAAACGGCAAGACAACTTTGCAGAAGAAGTAATGAGCCAAGTAAGAAAGCAATAA